A segment of the Nyctibius grandis isolate bNycGra1 chromosome 27, bNycGra1.pri, whole genome shotgun sequence genome:
GCTGGAGCGGATGGCTGCCAGGAGCTGGTCCCGCGAGTTCTTCTCCTGGACCGGCAGCGCCCGGTCTCCCAACTTCCTCTGCGTGGCCGGCGAGAGCGAGTTCTTCAGGTTCTCGATCAGCGGTGGGGCGAGcggaggaggaggcgggggcggcgcggcgggcgcaCCCCCTTTCTTGGGAGAGCTTTTGGGGGAAGCCTTGGGGGATGGCTGCGGGGATGGCTTGGGGGAACCCTTGGGCAGGGATCCAGGCTTGGGTACCTCCAGGAGGTCTTTCTTCTCGCCACGCTCCTGTGCCAGTTTCTGCTCCTGGAGGCGTTTCTGCCTCTGTTTGTCCATGTTTCGGCTCAGCAGGTTGGTGACTGTCATGCGTGGTCCGGCCAACTCGAAGTGGTAGCCCAGCTTCAGGAGCGTGGTGTTTTCCTTCAGGAGCTTGGCGATCTCCATCTCCGTCTTCCCTCCGCAGATGTGTCGCTGGTTGTGGAAACGCAACTCCGTCAGCGTGTTGTTCTGCAACAGCGCCCGGAAAATGGCCAGGATGCCCTTGCCCGTGATGTGGTTGGAGTCCAGGTTGATGCTCGTCAGCACCTTGTTGGACTTCAGCATGATGGCGATGGCGAAGGCCACGTGGTCGTCGGCACGCGTGTTGGCCAAGGCGAACAGCTTGACCACGGTGTTGAACTCCAGGGCCTCGGTGAAGCGCACCAGCGTCTCGTTGTTGATGCAGTCCGAGTTGTTCACGTTCACTTCGGTGACCTCGGCGTCGTTGTTCTTCACCTTCTCGATGAGCTCGTCGAAAATGCTGGAGGCTTCGTCATCCTTGGCCTGATCCGGGGAGCTGCCGGTGGTGGGCTTGGAGGGGCTGCTCTCACCTGCTGCCTTGGCCTCCTGTTTCTCCTCCACTGCCTTTTCTGCCCCTGGCTGGGATTTCTCCTTCTCGCCTGCCTTTGATTTTTGCAAAGCTGaactcttttcctcttcttttttctctttttctttcttatcttctcccttttctgcttctttctttaacCCCGAACTCTTCTCGTCCTCCTTTTTGTCCTTCCCTGGGCCCTTCTTCAACGCAGaacccttttcttcttcttttttgtcCTTCCCTATCTCCTTCTTTGCTGCTGagcccttttcttcttcctttttatccTTCCCTGCATCCTTCTTTAATGCTGagcccttttcttcctcctttttatcCTTCCTTACATCCTTCTTTAACAGTgagctcttctcttcctccttcttgtccttcccCATCAGCTTTTTCTCCATGGCCTTGACTTTGTCATTGATAGCCCTCTCCTCTTTGGTCTTGGTCGCAGCCTCAGCTTTAACTTTCGGCTCTGTTTTC
Coding sequences within it:
- the LMOD1 gene encoding leiomodin-1; translated protein: MSKVAKYRRQVSEDPDIDNLLSTLSPEEMEELEKELDVVDSDGSIPPELGEKKQTENSPPGSQNCDATLNHCEKETRKRLQREHSIDESRLSEKNKGAKNEEEKGKEASSKDLARKRDTKLGKDSKKEESVQKTEPKVKAEAATKTKEERAINDKVKAMEKKLMGKDKKEEEKSSLLKKDVRKDKKEEEKGSALKKDAGKDKKEEEKGSAAKKEIGKDKKEEEKGSALKKGPGKDKKEDEKSSGLKKEAEKGEDKKEKEKKEEEKSSALQKSKAGEKEKSQPGAEKAVEEKQEAKAAGESSPSKPTTGSSPDQAKDDEASSIFDELIEKVKNNDAEVTEVNVNNSDCINNETLVRFTEALEFNTVVKLFALANTRADDHVAFAIAIMLKSNKVLTSINLDSNHITGKGILAIFRALLQNNTLTELRFHNQRHICGGKTEMEIAKLLKENTTLLKLGYHFELAGPRMTVTNLLSRNMDKQRQKRLQEQKLAQERGEKKDLLEVPKPGSLPKGSPKPSPQPSPKASPKSSPKKGGAPAAPPPPPPPLAPPLIENLKNSLSPATQRKLGDRALPVQEKNSRDQLLAAIRSSNLKQLKKVEVPKLLQ